The proteins below come from a single Vitis vinifera cultivar Pinot Noir 40024 chromosome 9, ASM3070453v1 genomic window:
- the LOC109123130 gene encoding uncharacterized protein LOC109123130 produces MATRFPRMCRSTLDDLSGTVKIEIGAIFAAVMRKTVILCGVKLLKDGGCRSGTQGQRLDDVGGSTALCLSGIIFARQVKGVPVPVRRAEMIIPVLMKQAGLKLQENGIFLNVVSGVTLAETAGDLAVAAAICSSFLEFPIPNGIAFIGEIGLGGELRTVPRIEKRVNTVAKLGYKKCVVPKAAEKSLPTLEDMNIEIVGCRNLKEVISSVFV; encoded by the exons ATGGCGACGAGGTTTCCACGAATGTGTAGATCGACGCTGGACGATCTCAGTGGTACCGTCAAAATTGAAATCGGAGCAATATTCGCAGCGGTGATGCGAAAAACAGTGATCTTGTGCGGTGTGAAACTCCTGAAGGACGGTGGCTGCAGGTCCGGAACCCAAGGACAACGCCTGGATGACGTCGGAGGTTCAACG GCGTTATGTCTATCTGGAATAATATTTGCAAGGCAAGTTAAAGGGGTTCCAGTTCCAGTGAGGAGAGCTGAAATGATTATTCCG GTTCTCATGAAGCAAGCTGGTCTAAAGCTCCAAGAAAAT GGCATCTTTTTAAATGTTGTAAGTGGCGTGACACTGGCAGAGACTGCTGGGGATCTTGCTGTAGCAGCTGCCATTTGCAGCAG CTTCTTGGAGTTTCCTATTCCCAATGGCATTGCATTCATTGGAGAGATCGGCCTTGGTGGTGAGCTTCGCACG GTACCCAGAATAGAGAAAAGGGTGAACACAGTAGCGAAACTGGGATACAAAAAATGCGTAGTCCCAAAAGCTGCTGAAAAATCTCTACCAACTCTTGAGGATATGAACATTGAGATTGTGGGCTGCAGGAATCTGAAAGAGGTTATCAGCTCAGTTTTTGTCTGA
- the LOC100258398 gene encoding uncharacterized protein LOC100258398: protein MQISDMRALRTFYTQKHLFNPKKHIPISLSPLISFQSLQNPKFSRHFRCTNHRRSEESTSLDADSPSIGIGSSSPDTETNSSRRRTWTVFNTEGSQYSDRQESGSRSGAERSEVSVNKGFGSVEKARFGGRYGLASSDGGVVRGRKKGKSKVCWVCSDCGYSDGQWWGACRECNKVGTMKQFSAGESGNGGSRVSGFEVSDNVVRSWLPQQPTEVQPLRLTDVNRGINQMNWRIPLHGPFGYEVARVLGGGLVPGSLVLVGGDPGAGKSTLLLQIAAIIAEGHDIGGSSPVVYVSGEESVEQIGNRADRMRIDTEELFLYSSTDIEDILGQVHLLSPRALVVDSIQTVYLKGVIGSAGGLSQVKECTSALLRFAKKTNIPVFLIGHVTKSGDIAGPRVLEHIVDVVLYMEGEKHSSHRLLRSVKNRFGSTDELGVFEMTQLGLQVVSNPSELFLSEQNSDSEILTGLAVAVIMDGSRSFLLEIQALCLSGSTVARQVNGVPASRADMIIAVLMKQAGLKLQDNGIFLNVVSGVTLAETAGDLAVAAAICSSFLEFPIPNGIAFIGEIGLGGELRTVPRMEKRVNTVAKLGYKKCIVPKAAEKSLPTLEDMNIEIVGCRNMKEVINTVFV from the exons ATGCAAATCTCAGATATGCGAGCTCTCAGAACATTCTACACCCAAAAACACCTTTTCAATCCAAAAAAACACatacccatttctctctctcctctcatCTCCTTCCAATCTCTCCAAAACCCTAAATTTTCCCGCCATTTCCGTTGCACCAACCACCGCCGCAGCGAAGAATCAACGAGCCTTGACGCCGATTCTCCGAGTATCGGGATCGGTTCAAGTTCACCTGATACAGAAACCAATTCAAGCAGACGTAGAACTTGGACCGTGTTCAATACGGAAGGCAGTCAGTACAGTGACCGACAAGAATCTGGGTCGAGAAGTGGAGCTGAAAGGAGCGAGGTTTCGGTAAATAAGGGTTTTGGGAGTGTGGAGAAGGCGAGATTCGGTGGTAGGTATGGGCTAGCTTCGAGCGATGGCGGTGTTGTGAGGGGTAGGAAGAAGGGGAAGAGCAAGGTTTGCTGGGTGTGTTCGGACTGTGGGTATTCGGATGGGCAGTGGTGGGGGGCGTGTAGGGAGTGCAACAAAGTGGGTACAATGAAGCAGTTTTCAGCAGGGGAAAGCGGCAATGGTGGCTCGAGGGTGAGCGGGTTCGAGGTGTCAGATAATGTGGTTCGATCGTGGTTACCCCAGCAGCCCACTGAGGTGCAACCTTTGAGATTGACGGATGTGAACCGGGGGATTAATCAGATGAATTGGAGGATTCCCTT GCATGGGCCCTTTGGATATGAAGTTGCTAGGGTTCTTGGTGGTGGTCTTGTACCAG GTTCTTTGGTTTTGGTTGGGGGTGATCCTGGTGCTGGCAAGAGTACACTGTTGTTACAG ATTGCTGCAATAATAGCTGAAGGGCATGATATTGGTGGATCAAGTCCAGTTGTGTATGTATCTGGTGAAGAG AGTGTCGAACAAATTGGAAATAGAGCTGACCGCATGAGGATTGACACAGAAGAGCTTTTCTTATATTCAAGTACTGATATTGAG gaCATATTGGGACAAGTTCATCTTCTTTCCCCCAGGGCTCTAGTTGTTGATTCCATTCAAACTGTATATTTGAAAGGAGTCATCGGAAGTGCAGGAGGTCTCTCTCAG GTGAAAGAATGCACATCAGCCTTGCTGCGTTTTGCTAAGAAGACTAACATCCCTGTGTTTTTG ATTGGACATGTGACAAAATCTGGGGACATAGCTGGGCCTCGTGTCTTGGAGCACATTGTTGATGTTGTTTTATATATGGAA GGGGAGAAGCACTCATCTCATCGATTGCTTCGGTCTGTGAAGAATCGGTTTGGGTCCACTGATGAG CTTGGAGTGTTTGAAATGACACAATTGGGACTGCAAGTTGTTTCAAACCCCAGTGAGCTGTTCTTAAGTGAGCAGAACTCAGATTCAGAGATTTTAACTGGACTTGCGGTTGCTGTAATTATGGATGGATCTCGATCTTTTCTTCTGGAAATTCAG GCATTATGTCTATCTGGATCAACAGTTGCAAGGCAAGTTAATGGGGTTCCAGCGAGCAGAGCTGACATGATTATTGCG GTTCTCATGAAGCAAGCTGGTCTAAAGCTCCAAGACAAT GGCATCTTTTTAAATGTCGTAAGTGGCGTGACACTGGCAGAGACCGCTGGGGATCTTGCTGTAGCAGCTGCAATTTGCAGCAG CTTCTTGGAGTTTCCTATTCCCAATGGCATTGCATTCATTGGAGAAATCGGCCTTGGTGGTGAGCTTCGCACG GTACCCAGAATGGAGAAAAGGGTGAACACAGTAGCGAAACTGGGATACAAAAAATGCATAGTCCCAAAAGCAGCTGAAAAATCTCTACCAACTCTTGAGGATATGAACATTGAGATTGTGGGCTGCAGGAATATGAAAGAGGTTATCAACACAGTTTTTGTCTGA